The following are encoded together in the Cheilinus undulatus linkage group 3, ASM1832078v1, whole genome shotgun sequence genome:
- the LOC121528764 gene encoding ellis-van Creveld syndrome protein isoform X1, translated as MIEKEVTVECGTDVLVSFGESLHIYTGLLTVSTVCGGLSGILAAALLYVFCLKPLLLTRQGYIARRLLEPDDGDLENIQRDCVSNSRKEVPSVTDNEKEKKQPPINSDVAAFASRAKVVYPINQKYRPLADGASNPSLHEHSKLPAMPNEELSSSTDGESLSQEQENDDSSQFISSTLVPKSLQNQSFTRVSHYPHTLTQPSFEGRISLYCLALQDIQQYCSQLQEEKYQVYLRMVKVIFSHRFPKDKNDADFSKKIVQMQEKELNDLMKQLLAGHTANEKNDDAPCTLEEIERSQKDLVEHGLQVSRHFSKQVEDLCQQLLKKTSIFSQDESQEVIHSLIQTLLFVENHLMNAQQAELKRIQQKLLWWEELTGLLQSQPALLKREMSLRQGLIATTLEQLTSDDILTFSQMEKILSEIQSALTDGLQQCSEECKRKTKELVNDKCSRLESKRKKLLRSQAKERSRAPELKENHTDLQLVTKVHQEMLMKHRHQVCDLELQQDDRMTEALCEHWKKLRTSWSKRLGELVKDIFLTSVPAQSELSLERCIELWSDLEEELDAQLEQEECATKMQLEDMKTQLDKDGQVWNEEMSLVQACLRHLSEQQMKIIRDMLARQSYTLNSQVASLIEKKHEHLLVAVQRYFVVRHFGLHMLKEMRLSKLKALSQTDFRAELMEDPNKTQSCIDSIIKTSSASLAERHLGPESQLVGHSFHQEFLSELETGTELLQSHAQLVLGNTLSHAIQQKIETSHTELESTQKLDNGLKHHLIEAASESVYITKDSLTALVQSYYSHLQDIIKQLQEDLPNLIKEENEKEESSSQLSKALLRELVNWGRKPTSAEFQQRVEHQKRKVLELCEQEQEKIYEELRHKRVIQDQTMERIKAQLMVNETEENFITELAALARITLHSPDSEASDDENNTGTEQSTTIMDLLSRNPALDPALNPSLTPTYIAPVVKSKPKKRAQESHHN; from the exons ATGATAGAGAAAGAAGTAACAGTTGAGTGCGGCACTGATGTGTTGGTTAGTTTTGGAGAGTCACTGCATATTTACACAGGGCTGTTAACAGTGTCTACTGTATGTGGAGGGTTATCGGGAATATTAGCCGCTGCTCTTCTATATGTGTTCTGCCTGAAACCTTTGCTTTTGACCAGGCAG GGTTATATTGCACGGCGGCTGCTTGAACCTGACGATGGAGATCTGGAAAACATTCAAAGAGACTGTGTCAGCAACAGCAGAAAGGAGGTTCCAAGTGTTACCGATAATGAAAAA GAGAAGAAGCAGCCACCCATAAACAGTGATGTTGCTGCATTTGCATCCAGAGCAAAGGTGGTTTATCCTATCAACCAAAAATATAGA CCACTTGCAGATGGAGCTTCCAATCCATCCCTACATGAGCACTCCAAGCTTCCAGCCATGCCTAACGAGGAGTTGTCCTCCTCCACGGATGGAGAGTCTCTGAGCCAAGAGCAGGAGAATGACGACAGCAGTCAGTTTATCTCCTCCACACTTGTCCCCAAGAGCCTTCAGAACCAGAGCTTCACCAGGGTCTCTCACTACCCTCACACACTGACACAACCAAG TTTTGAAGGTAGGATCAGCCTTTACTGTTTGGCCCTGCAGGATATACAGCAATATTGCTCCCAGCTTCAGGAAGAAAAATATCAA GTATACCTTCGGATGGTGAAAGTAATATTCAGCCACCGTTTtccaaaagacaaaaatgatgcAGACTTCTCCAAGAAAATTGTTCAAATGCAAGAAAAG GAACTGAATGATCTGATGAAACAGTTGCTGGCAGGTCACACTGCCAATGAGAAAAATGATGATGCTCCCTGTACTTTGGAAGAAATCGAGAGATCTCAAAAAGATCTAGTTGAGCACGGCCTTCAAGTG TCTAGACATTTCAGTAAACAGGTGGAAGACTTGTGCCAGCAGCTGCTGAAGAAAACCAGCATTTTCTCTCAGGATGAATCCCAGGAGGTGATTCATTCTCTTATCCAGACCCTCTTGTTTGTAGAGAACCACCTGATGAATGCTCAACAAGCTGAGCTAAAG AGAATCCAGCAGAAGCTGTTGTGGTGGGAGGAGCTGACAGGGCTCCTTCAGTCCCAACCTGCTTTGCTGAAGCGGGAGATGTCTCTGAGGCAGGGCTTGATAGCAACAACATTAGAGCAGCTGACGAGTGATGACATCCTGACCTTTAGCCAAATGGAAAAAATACTATCAGAGATACAGTCAGCACTGACTGATGGCCTCCAGCAGTGTTCTGAGG AGTGCAAGAGGAAGACAAAGGAGTTGGTGAATGACAAGTGCAGCAGACTGGAGTCCAAGAGGAAAAAGCTTTTGAGGAGCCAGGCCAAAGAGAGGAGTCGAGCCCCAGAACTGAAAGAGAATCACACTGACCTGCAGCTAGTCACTAAG GTGCACCAAGAGATGCTGATGAAACACAGGCATCAGGTTTGTGACTTGGAGCTGCAGCAGGACGACAGGATGACCGAAGCCCTCTGTGAACATTGGAAG AAGCTCCGTACCTCCTGGTCAAAGAGGCTGGGGGAGCTAGTTAAGGACATTTTTCTCACGTCTGTCCCTGCTCAGTCAGAGCTCTCACTTGAGCGCTGTATAGAGCTGTGGTCGGAtctggaggaggagctggatgCACAGTTGGAGCAAGAAGAGTGCGCTACCAAGATGCAACTGGAGGACATGAAGACTCAGCTGGATAAAGATGGACAG GTGTGGAATGAGGAGATGTCTCTGGTTCAGGCCTGTCTCAGACATCTGAGTGAACAGCAGATGAAGATCATACGAGACATGTTAGCAAGACAGAGCTACACACTCAACAG cCAAGTAGCAAGCTTGATAGAGAAGAAACACGAGCACCTGTTGGTAGCAGTGCAGAGGTACTTTGTGGTCAGACACTTCGGTCTGCACATGCTGAAAGAGATGAGGCTCTCAAAACTGAAAGCACTCTCTCAGACTGATTTCAGAGCTGAGCTAATGGAAGACCCCAACAAAACCCAGAGCTGCATTGATTCAATTATCAAG ACTAGTAGTGCCAGCCTAGCAGAGAGACATTTGGGTCCAGAGAGTCAGCTGGTGGGCCATAGTTTCCATCAGGAATTTCTCTCTGAACTAGAAACAGGGACAGAGCTTCTTCAGAGCCACGCGCAGCTGGTGCTGGGCAACACTCTCAGCCATGCCATTCAACAGAAGATAGAGACTTCTCACACTGAGTTAGAGAGCACTCAGAAACTTGACAATGGACTGAAG caCCACCTGATAGAAGCAGCCTCAGAAAGTGTGTATATAACCAAAGATTCTCTCACTGCACTCGTCCAAAGCTATTATTCCCACCTACAGGACATTATCAAACAATTACAAGAGGATCTGCCAAATTTAATCAAAG AGGAGAATGAGAAAGAAGAGAGCAGCAGTCAGCTGAGTAAAGCCTTGCTAAGGGAGCTAGTGAACTGGGGCAGGAAACCCACCTCTGCTGAGTTCCAGCAGAG GGTTGAACACCAAAAAAGGAAGGTTTTGGAGCTATGTGAGCAGGAACAGGAAAAGATCTATGAGGAACTGAGGCATAAGAGAGTAATCCAGGATCAGACTATGGAGAGGATCAAAGCACAGCTGATGGTTAAT GAGACTGAAGAAAACTTTATAACTGAGCTTGCAGCATTGGCTCGGATTACACTACATAGTCCAGATTCAGAAGCCAGCGATGATGAGAACAACACTG GCACTGAGCAGAGCACTACCATAATGGACCTGCTTTCCCGGAACCCAGCTTTGGACCCAGCCTTAAATCCTTCACTGACTCCAACATATATAGCTCCAGTGGTGAAATCAAAACCAAAGAAAAGAGCACAAGAATCTCATCACAACTGA
- the LOC121528764 gene encoding ellis-van Creveld syndrome protein isoform X2, with protein sequence MIEKEVTVECGTDVLVSFGESLHIYTGLLTVSTVCGGLSGILAAALLYVFCLKPLLLTRQGYIARRLLEPDDGDLENIQRDCVSNSRKEVPSVTDNEKEKKQPPINSDVAAFASRAKVVYPINQKYRPLADGASNPSLHEHSKLPAMPNEELSSSTDGESLSQEQENDDSSQFISSTLVPKSLQNQSFTRVSHYPHTLTQPSFEGRISLYCLALQDIQQYCSQLQEEKYQVYLRMVKVIFSHRFPKDKNDADFSKKIVQMQEKELNDLMKQLLAGHTANEKNDDAPCTLEEIERSQKDLVEHGLQVSRHFSKQVEDLCQQLLKKTSIFSQDESQEVIHSLIQTLLFVENHLMNAQQAELKRIQQKLLWWEELTGLLQSQPALLKREMSLRQGLIATTLEQLTSDDILTFSQMEKILSEIQSALTDGLQQCSEECKRKTKELVNDKCSRLESKRKKLLRSQAKERSRAPELKENHTDLQLVTKVHQEMLMKHRHQVCDLELQQDDRMTEALCEHWKKLRTSWSKRLGELVKDIFLTSVPAQSELSLERCIELWSDLEEELDAQLEQEECATKMQLEDMKTQLDKDGQVWNEEMSLVQACLRHLSEQQMKIIRDMLARQSYTLNSQVASLIEKKHEHLLVAVQRYFVVRHFGLHMLKEMRLSKLKALSQTDFRAELMEDPNKTQSCIDSIIKTSSASLAERHLGPESQLVGHSFHQEFLSELETGTELLQSHAQLVLGNTLSHAIQQKIETSHTELESTQKLDNGLKHHLIEAASESVYITKDSLTALVQSYYSHLQDIIKQLQEDLPNLIKEENEKEESSSQLSKALLRELVNWGRKPTSAEFQQRVEHQKRKVLELCEQEQEKIYEELRHKRVIQDQTMERIKAQLMETEENFITELAALARITLHSPDSEASDDENNTGTEQSTTIMDLLSRNPALDPALNPSLTPTYIAPVVKSKPKKRAQESHHN encoded by the exons ATGATAGAGAAAGAAGTAACAGTTGAGTGCGGCACTGATGTGTTGGTTAGTTTTGGAGAGTCACTGCATATTTACACAGGGCTGTTAACAGTGTCTACTGTATGTGGAGGGTTATCGGGAATATTAGCCGCTGCTCTTCTATATGTGTTCTGCCTGAAACCTTTGCTTTTGACCAGGCAG GGTTATATTGCACGGCGGCTGCTTGAACCTGACGATGGAGATCTGGAAAACATTCAAAGAGACTGTGTCAGCAACAGCAGAAAGGAGGTTCCAAGTGTTACCGATAATGAAAAA GAGAAGAAGCAGCCACCCATAAACAGTGATGTTGCTGCATTTGCATCCAGAGCAAAGGTGGTTTATCCTATCAACCAAAAATATAGA CCACTTGCAGATGGAGCTTCCAATCCATCCCTACATGAGCACTCCAAGCTTCCAGCCATGCCTAACGAGGAGTTGTCCTCCTCCACGGATGGAGAGTCTCTGAGCCAAGAGCAGGAGAATGACGACAGCAGTCAGTTTATCTCCTCCACACTTGTCCCCAAGAGCCTTCAGAACCAGAGCTTCACCAGGGTCTCTCACTACCCTCACACACTGACACAACCAAG TTTTGAAGGTAGGATCAGCCTTTACTGTTTGGCCCTGCAGGATATACAGCAATATTGCTCCCAGCTTCAGGAAGAAAAATATCAA GTATACCTTCGGATGGTGAAAGTAATATTCAGCCACCGTTTtccaaaagacaaaaatgatgcAGACTTCTCCAAGAAAATTGTTCAAATGCAAGAAAAG GAACTGAATGATCTGATGAAACAGTTGCTGGCAGGTCACACTGCCAATGAGAAAAATGATGATGCTCCCTGTACTTTGGAAGAAATCGAGAGATCTCAAAAAGATCTAGTTGAGCACGGCCTTCAAGTG TCTAGACATTTCAGTAAACAGGTGGAAGACTTGTGCCAGCAGCTGCTGAAGAAAACCAGCATTTTCTCTCAGGATGAATCCCAGGAGGTGATTCATTCTCTTATCCAGACCCTCTTGTTTGTAGAGAACCACCTGATGAATGCTCAACAAGCTGAGCTAAAG AGAATCCAGCAGAAGCTGTTGTGGTGGGAGGAGCTGACAGGGCTCCTTCAGTCCCAACCTGCTTTGCTGAAGCGGGAGATGTCTCTGAGGCAGGGCTTGATAGCAACAACATTAGAGCAGCTGACGAGTGATGACATCCTGACCTTTAGCCAAATGGAAAAAATACTATCAGAGATACAGTCAGCACTGACTGATGGCCTCCAGCAGTGTTCTGAGG AGTGCAAGAGGAAGACAAAGGAGTTGGTGAATGACAAGTGCAGCAGACTGGAGTCCAAGAGGAAAAAGCTTTTGAGGAGCCAGGCCAAAGAGAGGAGTCGAGCCCCAGAACTGAAAGAGAATCACACTGACCTGCAGCTAGTCACTAAG GTGCACCAAGAGATGCTGATGAAACACAGGCATCAGGTTTGTGACTTGGAGCTGCAGCAGGACGACAGGATGACCGAAGCCCTCTGTGAACATTGGAAG AAGCTCCGTACCTCCTGGTCAAAGAGGCTGGGGGAGCTAGTTAAGGACATTTTTCTCACGTCTGTCCCTGCTCAGTCAGAGCTCTCACTTGAGCGCTGTATAGAGCTGTGGTCGGAtctggaggaggagctggatgCACAGTTGGAGCAAGAAGAGTGCGCTACCAAGATGCAACTGGAGGACATGAAGACTCAGCTGGATAAAGATGGACAG GTGTGGAATGAGGAGATGTCTCTGGTTCAGGCCTGTCTCAGACATCTGAGTGAACAGCAGATGAAGATCATACGAGACATGTTAGCAAGACAGAGCTACACACTCAACAG cCAAGTAGCAAGCTTGATAGAGAAGAAACACGAGCACCTGTTGGTAGCAGTGCAGAGGTACTTTGTGGTCAGACACTTCGGTCTGCACATGCTGAAAGAGATGAGGCTCTCAAAACTGAAAGCACTCTCTCAGACTGATTTCAGAGCTGAGCTAATGGAAGACCCCAACAAAACCCAGAGCTGCATTGATTCAATTATCAAG ACTAGTAGTGCCAGCCTAGCAGAGAGACATTTGGGTCCAGAGAGTCAGCTGGTGGGCCATAGTTTCCATCAGGAATTTCTCTCTGAACTAGAAACAGGGACAGAGCTTCTTCAGAGCCACGCGCAGCTGGTGCTGGGCAACACTCTCAGCCATGCCATTCAACAGAAGATAGAGACTTCTCACACTGAGTTAGAGAGCACTCAGAAACTTGACAATGGACTGAAG caCCACCTGATAGAAGCAGCCTCAGAAAGTGTGTATATAACCAAAGATTCTCTCACTGCACTCGTCCAAAGCTATTATTCCCACCTACAGGACATTATCAAACAATTACAAGAGGATCTGCCAAATTTAATCAAAG AGGAGAATGAGAAAGAAGAGAGCAGCAGTCAGCTGAGTAAAGCCTTGCTAAGGGAGCTAGTGAACTGGGGCAGGAAACCCACCTCTGCTGAGTTCCAGCAGAG GGTTGAACACCAAAAAAGGAAGGTTTTGGAGCTATGTGAGCAGGAACAGGAAAAGATCTATGAGGAACTGAGGCATAAGAGAGTAATCCAGGATCAGACTATGGAGAGGATCAAAGCACAGCTGATG GAGACTGAAGAAAACTTTATAACTGAGCTTGCAGCATTGGCTCGGATTACACTACATAGTCCAGATTCAGAAGCCAGCGATGATGAGAACAACACTG GCACTGAGCAGAGCACTACCATAATGGACCTGCTTTCCCGGAACCCAGCTTTGGACCCAGCCTTAAATCCTTCACTGACTCCAACATATATAGCTCCAGTGGTGAAATCAAAACCAAAGAAAAGAGCACAAGAATCTCATCACAACTGA